The following nucleotide sequence is from Sander vitreus isolate 19-12246 chromosome 11, sanVit1, whole genome shotgun sequence.
cagcaacctccaccagggaaattgatgccaatcccccctcatcctccagctctgcctctaccatagagggcgtattagtcggatttaggagttcctcaaagtgctccttccaccgccctattacctcctcagttgaggtcaacagcgtcccatccttactgtacacagcttggatggttccccgcttccccctcctgaggtggcgaacggttttccagaagtaccttggtgccgactgaacggcctcagatcagatgaaacgattataaaatcgatcattgacctttggcctagggtgctctggtaccaagtacacttatgagaatccctatgttcgaacatggtgttcgttatagacattccatgactagcacagaagtccaacaacaaacaaccactctgatttagatcagggaggccgttcctcccaatcacgcctctccatgtgtctccatcattacccacgtgcgcgttgaagtcccccagcagaactatggagtccccgactggagccccatgcaggacgcaggactccactcaaggtctccgagaaggccgaatactccgaactcttgtttggtgcatatgcacaaacaacagtcagagttttcccccccacaacccgcaggcgtagggaggtgaccctctcgtccaccgggttaaactccaacgtagcggcgctcagccgggggcttgtgagtatccccacacccgcccggcgcctcacaccctgggcaactccggagaagaaaagagtagGTATTTTCCAGTTTTTGTAATTTAGATTGTCGAGCTTTACGTTGATTAGAGGCAAATAATGTAGCATTACTCCTAATGAAACCCTTGATTGAATCCCACAGTATCCTAGGGTCGTCAACCGAGCCGACATTAAAGTCTAAAAACTCTCAGAGTTTCTCCACAAACTGCTTCTTAAATCCCTCATGCTTCAGCAGGGTGGTGTTGAAACGCCATCGCGGTGCCTGAGAAGACATACAGCTAAACACCACCGTACAAAATATGGCTTTATGATCAGAGAGGGCTATAGGTAGTAAATTAACATGTTGTAAGTCTCGGAAGAGCTTCGGGGACGCAAATAAATAGTCTATTCAAGAGAAGGACTTGTGAAGAGCAGAGAAAAAGGTGTAGTCCTTCACAGATGGGTTGGTTACGCGTCACAAATCTGTGAGCCCAAGGCCATTTCCCCAAGCCCGTAACGCAGAGGACGCTAATTCCTGGGCCCTAGTCTCCGAACCGCCAGACCTATCTTCAGCTGGTTtccaaactgcattaaaatctCCTCCAACTATGAATAAATATTCAGATAACTCCAGCATAATATTAGTCATGTCACTATAAAAACTCCTATCAAAACAATTTGGTGCGTATGCAGATAAGAAAGCGATTTTCTTGCCATTATGTTGTGCTTTGGCCAAAGTCAGCCTACCTGTTGTATCAGACCATGTGTCCTGCAGTCTGAATTTAAGATTTCTCCTGGCTACTATAGCTACACCCTTGGTCTTTGTAAGAGATGAGGAAGATGCTATAACGTGATAAAACTTATCGGCTAGGCGCCTGACATCCCCACTCAAGAGATATGTTTCTTGTAATAATGCAATGTCAACTTTCTTCTTCCGTAACAACCCTAATGTGCTAACCCTTTTGTGGGGGGCATTGAGACCACCAGCATTCCAACTTAAAATGTTACGTTCTGACATAATTTAGACCTTGGTCCCAACCAGAGCATCAAGTAACATTAAGAGCAGCACCCGCGACCAACAGACATAACCAATAAAGGTAACCATTCCAGCCCACCAGggtcccccccaaaaaaaaaaaaaaaaataaataaataaaaacccacACAGATAAAACCTAACTGAGGCTAATGTTGGTATGAAAGTATTTAGAGCTATTTGCCATACTAAACTGATGGTAAGAACAAGGTTTCTCGTTTGGAATAAATAAAATCGATGGCCAAAACATATAAAGCGATAATATTTTTACAATCAGTCCTTGGAAACAAAGTGCATTGGCTGGGTGTTACATACATGAAATTACAGTTCAACATTTATACGGTCTGCGGTCACGGTTCATTATGTTTTCATTGCAACAGTTAAAACAAGGTCATTTCAAATATaaaatttcttttaatttatttgaaatAGGCTATAAAACTTATCATGGGGTAGCTAATCTCTCCAATATCAGaatcatacatttttttgttgattttcagTACCAAGTCATGAATCTGAGCATATTCATACTACTATCATTAAATTATTTGAGGTCAATCTTTATCACTTACTGTATTTTATTCTAgtctttaaatacatttgattaattgtataaatatgtttttgttttctgatcTACTTCAACTCTTATTTTAAGACTTCACAATGTTTTTGTATATAAAAATGGTCACTGTGTCAGATTAGGCAATTAAAGAGTCATAAATTCTTGCCATGTTGCCATGTCATGTTGGCCTTAGACCTGTGTGTTGTCATCAGGAAGGTGCTAGAGACTCAGAAACAAGAATGTAGACAAACAATGGCACCTGAAACAGTGTGTTTGATGCTGGCTGTATTGTGTTTTGAAAAGcctaataaaagaaagaaagaaaaaaaaggcaaacactACTCTTTTTGTCGGGACACATGGTACCCAgtccttgaaaaaaaaagacaaaacctcTACATTCTGTTGGCTTCTATAGTAAGTTGCTGAGTAAGGGGGCTCTCTGAGGGGGAGTGCCCCACTCATTCTTTACGTTTGGTCGTGTATAAAAGGAAAGGGTTAAACCAGGTAGGAAAGCAGTTCAGCAAGATCACATCTACAGTCAACATGACCAACACCGACATGAACATGAGGGGCAAGGTAAATCTTTTGTAATAAGCAGAAATTACTGTTTACAAAATAGAATCACCAAATTTCccttgctgctttttttttctctaaccaTTACAATTCACTATTTCCAGATCATCTTCTACGAGGAGAGGAACTTCCAGGGTCGCCACTATGAGTGCATGAGTGACTGCTCCGACATGTCCTCCTACCTGAGCAGGTGCCAGTCCTGCAGGGTGGAGAGCGGCTGCTTCATGGTCTACGAGCGTCCCAACTACATGGGTATGCAGTTCTTCATGAGGAGGGGCGAGTACCATGACATGCAGCGCATGATGAGCATGGGAATGATGTTCGACTCCATTAGATCCTGCAGAATGATCCCTTATGTAAGAGACCTCATGTATTAATACAtcccttttatttttatacatttaaacttcatttttagttttaaaatgtgtggcCATACTTACATTTTCCCTGTATTGTATTACAGCACAGAGGTCAGTTCAGGATGAAGATCTATGAGAGTGAGAACTTCGGTGGTCAGAGTTACGAGCTGATGGACGACTGCGACAACATCATGGACCGTTACCATATGAACGACTGCCAGTCCTGCCACGTGATGGACGGCCACTGGCTGATGTACGAGCAGCCCCACTACAGAGGCAGGATGATGTACATGAGGCCCGGAGAGTACAGGAGCTTCAGGGACATGGGCATGAGTGGCATGAGGTGGATGAGCATGAGGCGTATCATGGACTCCTGCTACTAAATGTTCATTGAATGTTCACTGAATGTATAAAATGCACAATTAAATAATATATGGTATTATACCAAAAGATAATGggtcatgaaataaaaaataaaaaaatgtttagacaGCAAGCTGCTGTTagcaagcacattttcacactaaaatgtttaaaatctgATGAGAAATTGTGTTGTACAATTAACTGTTTCAGACAAAGGTTTACAATTGATGATGAGAGAAGGATTAATATTCTGGGTTTAACAATTCATAATATTACAGGCTATGGATAATCAAAAGTTAAACAATGAAATCATAATTAGGCCATTACACTTTTAAAGCAAGGTACAAATTAGTATTCATtattatacacatacacatacactatTTACGTGTGAGGCACTTTAATTGTCATACTGTATAAATTAAAAGTTAACTtggttataaaaaaataaaaacaaactcgAACAAACACTCAGCACATTCATTAATTAGCTAAATAACCTGCCCAAGGGTGTTGCTGATAAATACTTAATACAACTTACTGGCTGCTAAAGTAGTTAAGGTTTCAGACCATGAGTGAATATCTGTACAGCCTACGAAACGTGGAAGGTGTTTcggactttaaaaaaaagctgatcAGAGGTGCAATCATGGTCAACCCGTgatgtagctaacggtagcaaCTTGAGCTAGCTAgtgttagctaatgttaaatGTTTATTCCAATTAGTAAAAATTTTAGACATGAAATATTACTCTAATTGTGCCTTGTCTCACTAGCCAGTTTTCGGTTTACAACTCCCAAGTGTTTTAGTCTGTCAGCTGATAGTGTGTGTTGTTAGGCTGATGGACACTCCGTTTGAGATTGTTTCCGGAGAGAGACAATGACGGAGGCAGCACGCTGCAGGCTGACCGCTGCAAACCACACGTTTCTAGTCCAGTCCCGATGCCGACAAAGGAGAGGATGCGGAGCGGTGAATGCGGAACAGACGCCACCCGACGGCAGGCCCAGCTCCAGAATGTGAAATGAAACAGCagctgggtgagtcagtttaacacagcacaaccccTCTTAGGTAGGAAAGTATACACTCATCCAGGTCTCACTCTCACGTTAAATGCAACACACAGGGAAAAGGA
It contains:
- the LOC144525612 gene encoding gamma-crystallin M1-like, with the protein product MTNTDMNMRGKIIFYEERNFQGRHYECMSDCSDMSSYLSRCQSCRVESGCFMVYERPNYMGMQFFMRRGEYHDMQRMMSMGMMFDSIRSCRMIPYHRGQFRMKIYESENFGGQSYELMDDCDNIMDRYHMNDCQSCHVMDGHWLMYEQPHYRGRMMYMRPGEYRSFRDMGMSGMRWMSMRRIMDSCY